The following coding sequences lie in one Jonesia denitrificans DSM 20603 genomic window:
- a CDS encoding ABC transporter ATP-binding protein has product MTSDSVPIVAGLGHDVPVLELRGVTRSFSSRTRTTVALDQVNLAVYSGSSVGIVGESGAGKSTILKLLMGLDTPTSGEVRFRGQVVNRRDRAQMTEFRRAVQIVFQDPRSSLDPRMTVARIIAEPLRSLGIPGNHRDRVREVLALVGLDESVENKYPAQFSGGQRQRIAIARALAPSPSVLVADEPVSALDVSVRSHIVDVLADLTDRLGVTLVMVSHDIAIVGQLCDRTVVLRHGRIEEEGETARVLTKPQAQYTRTLLDAVPQMPGALD; this is encoded by the coding sequence ATGACCAGTGATTCTGTCCCGATTGTGGCTGGTCTTGGTCATGATGTTCCGGTTCTTGAACTGCGCGGGGTTACTCGTTCTTTCTCGAGCCGTACGCGAACAACAGTGGCGCTTGATCAGGTGAACCTTGCTGTGTATTCCGGTTCCTCGGTGGGCATTGTGGGGGAATCAGGGGCGGGGAAATCCACAATCCTCAAGTTGCTCATGGGGTTAGATACCCCGACATCGGGTGAGGTTCGCTTTCGGGGACAGGTGGTGAATCGGCGCGACCGCGCTCAGATGACAGAGTTCCGTCGTGCTGTGCAGATTGTGTTTCAGGACCCGCGCTCCTCACTTGACCCGCGCATGACGGTGGCACGCATCATTGCGGAACCTTTGAGGTCGCTGGGAATTCCGGGAAACCACCGTGATCGTGTCCGCGAGGTTCTCGCCCTGGTTGGGCTTGATGAGTCAGTTGAGAACAAGTATCCAGCTCAGTTTTCTGGGGGGCAGCGCCAGCGTATTGCGATTGCGCGTGCACTTGCGCCGTCACCGTCTGTTCTTGTGGCCGATGAACCGGTGAGCGCATTGGATGTGTCGGTGCGTTCACACATTGTTGATGTCCTTGCTGATCTCACTGACCGGTTGGGGGTGACGCTTGTGATGGTGTCTCACGACATTGCGATAGTGGGGCAGTTGTGTGACCGGACGGTGGTTCTTCGGCATGGTCGAATTGAGGAGGAAGGGGAGACGGCGCGGGTGCTCACGAAGCCGCAAGCACAGTACACGCGCACACTTCTCGATGCGGTGCCTCAGATGCCGGGTGCCCTCGACTGA
- a CDS encoding ATP-binding cassette domain-containing protein produces MTLDIQDLTVTTSTGVPLLDRVTWSVPRGGRVGIIGESGSGKSLTAAAVMGLLPSGMLATGSIMWEGRNLLTSSERQMRRIRGARIAMVFQEPLTALDPLMTVGKQIAGPLALHRNLTGHAARSRVKELLERVSLADSERIAASYPWQLSGGQRQRVALAMALACEPDVLIADEPTTALDVTVQAEILALVDELISGTTTTLIFVSHDLPVITQVANDIVVMRNGRVTERTTTQRLVSGPREPYTQQLVDAASRMTALPRKAQP; encoded by the coding sequence ATGACCCTCGACATACAGGACCTCACCGTCACAACATCAACCGGTGTGCCCCTCCTTGACCGTGTCACATGGTCTGTCCCTCGCGGTGGCCGGGTAGGCATTATTGGCGAGTCCGGGTCAGGCAAGTCCCTCACCGCCGCAGCGGTGATGGGGCTCCTGCCCTCCGGTATGCTGGCGACAGGATCGATCATGTGGGAGGGACGTAACCTGCTCACATCCTCAGAACGGCAGATGCGCCGCATCCGTGGGGCCCGCATCGCCATGGTGTTTCAAGAACCCTTGACCGCACTTGACCCGCTGATGACAGTGGGGAAGCAGATCGCTGGTCCACTCGCGTTGCACCGCAATCTGACGGGGCACGCTGCGCGCTCGCGGGTGAAGGAACTTTTGGAACGGGTGTCACTGGCTGACAGTGAACGAATTGCCGCATCCTACCCGTGGCAACTCTCGGGTGGACAACGCCAACGGGTTGCGTTAGCGATGGCGTTGGCTTGCGAACCCGATGTCCTGATTGCTGATGAGCCCACCACTGCGCTTGACGTGACTGTGCAAGCTGAGATCCTCGCTCTGGTGGATGAGCTCATCTCGGGCACCACGACAACTCTGATTTTTGTGTCCCACGATTTGCCAGTGATTACCCAGGTGGCCAACGACATCGTGGTGATGCGCAATGGGCGGGTGACAGAGCGGACAACCACGCAGCGTTTGGTGAGTGGACCGCGGGAACCCTACACGCAACAACTTGTTGACGCGGCCTCTCGGATGACCGCACTCCCGAGGAAGGCACAACCATGA
- a CDS encoding ABC transporter permease, which translates to MSELANTTAVASEPDDAPVAIARSVRRWPPSLVIGAVMVAVVAIMGAVAFVWTPYDLASTGDGQRLEGPSAQFWIGTDRLGRDLFSQLMGGAQSALIVASATLVVAALLGVTLGVLAAATTRWADVLVLNVIDLLIAFPTLLLAMLIVTVRGASLSSAVAAIAISGSAVIARVTRVNVSRVLREDYVTAAIASGTRWWGIITRHVLPNVFPMLLVQLMILAGAAILAEASLSYLGLGSPPPAPSWGRMLKEAQSTVLVQPLAGVIPGIAIAWTVLGLNLLGDGIRERLDPTLRGDR; encoded by the coding sequence ATGAGTGAGTTAGCGAACACCACTGCCGTGGCCTCTGAACCTGACGATGCGCCGGTTGCGATTGCCCGCAGCGTGCGCAGATGGCCGCCCTCACTTGTCATCGGAGCAGTCATGGTGGCAGTTGTGGCCATTATGGGAGCCGTTGCGTTTGTGTGGACCCCCTATGACCTGGCGTCCACCGGCGATGGGCAACGCCTTGAAGGACCATCAGCGCAGTTTTGGATTGGAACCGACCGGCTGGGACGTGACTTGTTCTCCCAACTCATGGGTGGGGCACAATCCGCGTTGATTGTGGCTAGTGCCACTCTCGTGGTGGCAGCGCTGTTAGGGGTCACCCTTGGAGTTCTTGCAGCGGCGACAACCCGGTGGGCAGATGTTCTTGTCCTCAATGTTATTGATCTACTCATTGCGTTCCCCACCTTGTTGTTAGCCATGCTGATTGTCACTGTGCGGGGGGCGTCATTGTCCTCAGCAGTGGCAGCGATTGCGATTTCTGGGTCCGCAGTGATTGCCCGGGTGACCCGGGTGAATGTGTCCCGAGTCCTCCGGGAAGATTATGTCACTGCTGCGATCGCGTCCGGCACACGGTGGTGGGGGATCATCACACGCCATGTACTACCGAATGTTTTTCCCATGCTTCTGGTTCAGCTCATGATTCTCGCTGGTGCGGCGATCTTGGCAGAAGCGTCCTTGTCCTATCTCGGGTTGGGGTCGCCGCCACCCGCCCCTTCGTGGGGGCGCATGCTGAAAGAAGCACAGTCTACGGTTCTCGTTCAGCCGCTTGCCGGAGTCATCCCCGGAATTGCGATTGCCTGGACCGTATTGGGGCTCAACTTGTTAGGAGACGGCATCAGAGAGCGACTTGATCCCACACTCAGGGGTGACCGATGA
- a CDS encoding ABC transporter permease has product MGRFLAYRFLALIASLVLASAVIFVVLRQLPGDAGGATLGVGTTADQLAQLRADLGTDLPVWQQYTTWIASLFDGSTTSFISREPVSDLIASKLPITVPLSLAAFVVAVLVSIPLGVLAGIYRDSPLGVIVSGVSQLGLAIPIFWVGVLLVWWFALREQWLPSGGFPRAGWADPGAAVQSLILPVVTIALAMSSVMVRYIRSATIDVVQSDYIRTARSLGYSLWGALARHGLRHMAVPVVAILGIELATSLLGAVVVENVFALPGLGTLLLTSVTGRDFPVVQNLILLLTAVVLIMNFAVEVIQRLLDPRLDGASATGVPA; this is encoded by the coding sequence ATGGGTCGATTTCTTGCGTATCGTTTCCTGGCACTGATTGCGTCACTGGTGTTGGCATCTGCTGTGATTTTCGTGGTCTTACGGCAACTCCCCGGCGACGCTGGTGGTGCCACGCTTGGCGTGGGCACGACAGCCGACCAGCTCGCTCAGTTGCGTGCTGACTTAGGCACGGATCTGCCCGTGTGGCAGCAGTACACTACCTGGATAGCCAGCCTGTTCGATGGGTCCACCACATCGTTTATTTCCCGGGAGCCGGTCAGCGACCTTATTGCGTCAAAACTCCCGATCACTGTGCCGTTGTCCCTTGCAGCATTTGTTGTTGCAGTGCTCGTGTCCATTCCCTTGGGTGTTCTTGCTGGCATCTACCGTGATTCTCCTCTCGGCGTGATCGTGTCAGGGGTCAGCCAACTAGGATTAGCGATCCCGATTTTTTGGGTTGGTGTGCTCCTTGTGTGGTGGTTCGCGTTACGGGAACAGTGGCTGCCATCAGGAGGGTTCCCGCGCGCAGGGTGGGCGGACCCAGGTGCCGCCGTCCAATCACTCATTCTCCCAGTTGTGACCATCGCGCTGGCCATGTCATCCGTGATGGTCCGCTATATTCGCTCAGCCACGATCGACGTTGTCCAATCCGATTACATTCGCACGGCCCGCTCTTTGGGATATTCACTGTGGGGTGCGCTCGCCCGTCACGGGTTACGGCACATGGCCGTCCCAGTCGTCGCGATTCTCGGGATCGAACTAGCCACATCATTACTGGGGGCAGTTGTCGTAGAAAACGTCTTCGCGCTTCCTGGGCTTGGAACCTTACTCTTGACCTCGGTGACTGGCAGAGATTTCCCAGTGGTGCAAAACCTCATTCTCCTGCTCACCGCGGTTGTCCTCATCATGAACTTCGCGGTAGAGGTTATCCAACGTCTGCTTGACCCACGTCTTGATGGAGCATCGGCAACGGGGGTGCCAGCATGA
- a CDS encoding ABC transporter substrate-binding protein: MKAKLRLAAAAIATTLVLAACGSSGDSDTATPTSQTGAETTGPIVIGSTNEPTSLQRNVGGSSGISETTTRNVYEGLTSIDDSGEVINTLARDVEVSDDGLTYTFTLQDGVTFHDGTPLTSKDAAWSVSEIISETSQAARANDLRVITDIATPDDATLVLTLDRPTQSLLFFLASVTIVKDGDTENTSDNGTGPYQLEEWVQGSHMTLVRNDSYWGEPAQADEVTFQFYEDETAMNNALLTGQLDLVIQQSNPDQLAQFDGNDNFVITEGNSIKKFVWTFNNKEEPFTDVRVRQALYKAIDREAILSAVWGDYGQVIGSMPPVSEPWYDESFADIHAYDPDAATALLTDAGVTDLSFDISYVARDTNEIIVQQIKSDLAAIGVTLNLKPIDDAQWYESVYTNKDYQSTLMDHNNPRDVLWYANPEFYWQYDNKDVQALKVAADEATSEEEQVEAIHSLSAIIAEEAPSAWLFMAPQIRIATTDITGFPADKNAEPFYVGQITRTN; encoded by the coding sequence ATGAAAGCCAAGCTCAGGCTTGCAGCAGCCGCCATCGCGACAACACTCGTGCTGGCTGCATGCGGTTCGTCCGGTGACTCCGACACCGCCACCCCCACCAGCCAAACTGGTGCAGAAACCACAGGGCCCATCGTGATCGGGTCCACCAACGAACCCACCTCCCTGCAACGCAACGTCGGTGGGTCCTCCGGGATCTCCGAAACCACTACCCGCAACGTGTATGAAGGGCTCACCTCCATAGACGACAGCGGCGAAGTGATCAACACCCTGGCACGCGACGTTGAGGTCTCCGACGATGGGCTGACCTACACCTTCACCTTGCAGGACGGTGTCACCTTCCACGATGGAACACCTTTGACGTCGAAAGACGCTGCATGGTCAGTGTCAGAGATCATCTCCGAGACCTCCCAAGCAGCGCGGGCCAACGATCTTCGTGTCATCACAGATATCGCCACCCCGGACGATGCGACCCTCGTCCTGACCTTGGATCGACCCACCCAATCGTTGTTGTTCTTCCTCGCGTCCGTCACGATCGTCAAGGACGGAGACACCGAAAACACCTCCGACAACGGAACCGGCCCTTACCAACTTGAGGAATGGGTGCAAGGGTCCCACATGACACTGGTCCGCAATGACTCATACTGGGGTGAACCAGCACAAGCCGATGAGGTGACATTCCAGTTCTACGAGGATGAAACCGCAATGAACAATGCGCTCCTCACCGGCCAACTTGACCTGGTCATCCAACAGTCCAACCCAGACCAGCTTGCCCAGTTTGACGGCAACGACAACTTCGTCATCACCGAAGGAAACTCCATCAAGAAGTTTGTCTGGACCTTTAACAATAAGGAAGAGCCTTTCACTGATGTGCGGGTTCGTCAGGCACTGTACAAAGCCATTGACCGTGAAGCGATTCTGTCGGCAGTCTGGGGCGACTATGGTCAGGTCATCGGTTCTATGCCTCCCGTATCAGAACCCTGGTATGACGAATCGTTCGCAGATATCCACGCCTACGACCCTGACGCAGCGACCGCTCTGTTGACTGACGCAGGCGTCACGGACCTCAGCTTTGACATCTCCTACGTGGCACGGGACACCAACGAGATCATTGTTCAGCAAATCAAATCTGACCTTGCTGCGATCGGTGTGACCCTCAACCTCAAGCCCATTGACGATGCCCAATGGTACGAGTCGGTCTACACCAACAAGGACTACCAGTCCACACTGATGGACCACAACAACCCGCGTGACGTGCTGTGGTACGCCAACCCTGAGTTCTACTGGCAGTACGACAACAAGGACGTTCAAGCGCTGAAGGTCGCCGCTGATGAAGCAACCTCAGAAGAAGAACAAGTAGAGGCGATCCACTCGTTGTCCGCCATTATCGCTGAGGAAGCACCCTCAGCATGGTTGTTTATGGCACCACAGATCCGCATCGCCACGACTGACATCACCGGGTTCCCCGCCGACAAGAACGCTGAACCGTTCTATGTTGGTCAGATCACTCGGACAAACTGA
- a CDS encoding RtcB family protein gives MTRTSPFPVSLSGAATPTLMWAHEHDVEAQALTQLRNIAALPWVEGVRVMPDVHLGKGATVGSVIAMRDAVSPNAVGVDIGCGMIGVKTSLTVDDLPDDLGALRSNFERAVPVGFHSHKNPVNIAKIPEITARTLSHAFAARTDALWSRVGALHHGVDRLETRARKQLGTLGGGNHFIELCRDQEGNIWLQLHSGSRNIGKEIAERHVTIAKGLDHNLGLPDRDLSVFLAGTTEMDAYLHDLRWAQEYASRSREVMMRLIVDQVRRAFPTKNVTFEPAVNVHHNYVAEEVIDGQRLIVTRKGAIRAGRSELGLIPGSMATGSYIVRGLGNEASYFSASHGAGRKMSRNQAKKTFTLDDLATQTAGVECRKDAGVLDEIPGAYKDLDSVIAAQSDLVEVVARLETLLCVKG, from the coding sequence ATGACACGCACCTCACCTTTCCCTGTTTCACTGTCCGGCGCGGCCACCCCCACCCTCATGTGGGCGCACGAGCACGACGTTGAAGCGCAAGCGCTTACCCAACTGCGCAACATTGCTGCTCTTCCGTGGGTTGAAGGTGTTCGAGTGATGCCTGACGTGCACCTGGGTAAGGGGGCGACAGTCGGTTCCGTTATTGCGATGCGCGATGCGGTGTCACCGAACGCAGTGGGGGTGGACATTGGATGCGGGATGATTGGGGTGAAAACATCCCTGACCGTCGACGACCTCCCCGACGATTTAGGGGCGTTGCGATCCAACTTTGAACGGGCGGTACCAGTGGGGTTCCACTCCCACAAGAACCCCGTCAACATTGCGAAAATCCCAGAGATCACAGCCCGCACTCTGTCCCATGCGTTTGCCGCACGAACCGACGCGTTGTGGTCGCGAGTTGGAGCGTTGCACCACGGTGTGGACCGGTTAGAAACACGAGCCCGCAAACAACTGGGAACGCTGGGTGGCGGCAACCACTTTATCGAACTGTGCCGCGATCAGGAGGGGAACATTTGGCTGCAGTTACATTCTGGTTCGCGCAACATTGGTAAAGAAATTGCCGAACGACACGTGACGATTGCCAAAGGGCTGGACCACAACCTGGGTTTACCAGACCGCGACCTGTCCGTGTTCTTGGCGGGAACCACCGAAATGGACGCCTACCTGCATGACCTGAGGTGGGCGCAAGAATACGCATCGCGGTCGCGGGAAGTGATGATGCGCCTGATCGTGGACCAGGTGCGGCGCGCGTTCCCTACCAAGAACGTGACTTTTGAGCCGGCAGTCAATGTTCACCACAACTATGTGGCCGAAGAAGTCATTGATGGGCAACGGTTGATCGTCACCCGTAAAGGGGCGATTCGGGCTGGGCGCTCAGAACTCGGGTTAATCCCGGGGTCGATGGCAACCGGTTCCTACATTGTGCGTGGTTTGGGGAATGAAGCCTCCTACTTCTCCGCGTCGCACGGTGCAGGACGCAAGATGTCTCGGAACCAGGCAAAGAAAACCTTCACCCTTGACGACCTTGCCACCCAAACCGCTGGTGTGGAATGCCGAAAAGACGCCGGAGTTCTGGACGAGATTCCCGGAGCCTACAAGGACTTGGACTCAGTGATTGCGGCGCAATCGGACCTTGTTGAGGTGGTCGCACGGTTGGAAACCCTCCTGTGCGTCAAGGGGTAA